CAGGAAGTTTTGCAGATCGGTCGGGTTCTTCAGCCCGTCCGTTGGCAAGTGAATGTCGCCTGCGGACACTGGCTTCACCAGGTATGGCGTGACAATAATCATTAGTTCGGTTTGTGCGCGTTTATAGCCTGTCGACTTGAACAATGCGCCGAGTACTGGAACATCGGCGAGTCCAGGAGCCTTTTGGATCGTGTTGGCATTGTTGTTCTGCAACAGCCCACCGATCATGAAGCTCTGCCCTGAACCCAGTTCGACGGTGGTTTCGGTCCGCCGTGTCGTGAGAGCCGGAACCGTAAAGCCATTGAGCGTAACTGCACCGTCGGTCGACAATTGCGAGACTTCCGGCCGGACGCGCATCGAAATGCGACCGTCGGCAAGCACTGTCGGAGTGAACGACAGGCTGACGCCATATTGCTTATATTCGATCGTCACCTGACCAAGCGTCTGCGAGATCGGAATCGGGAACTCACCACCTGCAAGGAAGCTTGCGGTTTCGCCCGACATGGCCGTGAGGTTGGGTTCGGCAAGCATCGTGACGAGACCATCGGTTTCTGCCAGATCGATCGCCGACCCAATGTCGACTCCGAACAATTTGCCAAGGAAGCCCAGCGTCGTCGTGCCAGCGCCAAGACCCAGCGCGGAGAAGTTGCCGACCGTGGCGCCTTTGGTAATAAAGCGACCGGTGACGGGATCGAACGGAAGTTTCAGCGACCCGGCAGGCAATCCATAAAGCGCCGATGCATCGAGCTGCGGAAGTGCGCTGGTGTCTGCGGTACCGATCGTACCGAAGTTACGACCCTGCGCCACACCGACATTGAAGCCACCCGTCGTATCGCGGGTCGTCATATTGACGCCGATCGACTTAGCGAGCGAGCGGCTGACTTCCGCGATCTTGACTTGCAGGTTGACCTGAAGGGGCGTTGCCGTGCGCAAACGGCTGACGACTTCGACCTTATCGCCGAGGAAAGCCTTGACCAGACGTTCGGCTTCGGCACCATCTTCGGGAGCCGCGACGACGCCGGTCAGCAGCACGAGGCCGTTCATCGAGGTGGCGCGGATCGATGCTTCAGGCATGGCGAGGCGCAACATCTGATCGAGCGAGTTCGCGTTTGCACCCACGCGGACGTTGGCGGAAAACACGACAATTCCCGCCCTGTTCTTGGCGTAGATCGTCGATTCACCTTCGGCCTTGCCGAAAATGTGGATCTGGCGGGCCGAGCTAACGTAAACATCCGCAACCGCTGCGTTCGCAGTCCAGACGTCACTGACATCTGCGGGCAGGTTGTAAAGCTCACCACGACCGACCGACAACACGATCTCACGGCTGGGGCGCTGTTCACCCTGTGGCAGAGATACCTTCCCCGAAGTGCGTGTTGCCACGCGATGTTGGGGGGCGGCGATCGAAGGGATCGAGGTCGCAAAGACCGCCGCTATGGTGATGATCGAGCTGGCGACGCGACACTGGCGAAGCAATGACTTGCGGTTCATGTTATTTTCCCCCACAGGAGTCTCGGTCACGGTAACGCCGCGCGCGACATGGACGACCGGACCCAGCGGTTTCCCTTCGCCACCCGATCCGCCAAGTCCTCCAGTCGCGTTGTTCATCGTCGGCGCGGGGCCCTGCGAAGGTACGGTTTTGCGCTGGAAACGCGATACGTCGGCACCGGTTACGAAAGTGGTATTGGTATCGATAGGACGCGATGCCACTGCAATGAGGAACTTCTTGTCCTTGGGATCGGTGCCAGCCGGTACATTGACTGCGCCCGACGCGATTGCAGCGTCGAGGTCCGACGTATTGTCGGCGATAGACCGAAGCGAAAGCGACAGCTGGCCAATGCTCTGCGCAACCTGGATTTTCTCGGCAATGCGCGGTGTGACCTCGAGAGTGACGGTGGCAAAGGTTTTGACTTCCTTCTTGCCCTTGTCATCTTCGGGTACGGTGCGCTGATCGGTCGCCAGAACGCGGAGGTTACGAACGAAGGTTTCCGAAGTCTTAAGCGCTGATCCGCCGCTCTGACTTCCGCTGCTTTGATTCTCGACGGTCTGTGTCAGTACGAGGTCGACGCGGTCACCTGCAAAGACGAAGCCTGCGACACCTGCCGAGGCGGATACTGAAACGGTAACGGCGCGCATTCCGGGCCCGAGTGCTGCTGCAAGGAAGCCGCGATCGCCGGGACGAACGGTTGACCCCTGCGTCAATGGCTGGCCGGCCGAAATCTGGGCGCGCACGACCGTGCCGGTCAGCGTTGTCGCATCTGCCGTACCCTTAAGGTAATAGGCGTTTTGAATGAGATCCTTCGGCCACGGCTGAAAGCGGAAGCTGTCCGGTTCGATGATCGTCCCGACCGGCAGCGCCCGCGTGGCGACCAGCACCTCGGGTCCGGTTGGTACGATCGTAACCGCCTGAGCAGCAGGGGCTCCACTGCGCCCGAACATGTTCTTCGCCATGACTGCGGTAACCGCTGCGATCAGCAGGGCTCCGACGAGTAGAGCGATCTTTTTAGGTTCCATGTCGGGCAACGCCTCCTTGCGTTGTGCGTGTGTTCGTCTGCGTTATTCGCGGAAATTGGTTAAGATATCGTTTGGTAGATTTCCCAGAGCCCCGCGAAAGCGATTGCAATTCCATAAGGAATCTCAGGGCGCCCTTCGAAATTGTGTATTTTGTGCCGGATCAGCATCGCGACCGTCAGTACGCCACCGGCAACTGCCATCACTGAAATCAGGTGCAAAAATTGCAGCGGCGGAAACCACAGGGCCAGCGCGCCGATCATCTTGACGTCGCCGCCACCCATCGCACCCAGCGCGAACAGCCCGGCAAAGATCGCAAACACAATCGCAGCCTGCGCGACGATGATCGCGACATCGGGCCAAAGCGCGGAACCATTTGCCCACCACCATAATGGCGCACCAATCGCGATCGACAGGTTCAGCCAATTCTCGATCGTGCGCGTAAACCAGTCGGTGATCGACGCGACGATCAGCAGCACGGCAAGCGCGGCCAGTACCATGATATGTAAATCCCCCATCATTAACCCTCTAGACGACGGGTGTTTCCAAACCGTAACCGTCGCGCATGTTCTTCGACCGCCGCCGAATTCCCGCCGACGCCACTGTCTCCATGGCGTCCGCGCCCGACGGTTGGCCGTTGCGAACCTATTTCCAGCCACGAAGGGGAAAGGCGCGGGGGTCGATTCTGTGGCTCAGCGGGCGCGGCGATATTTTTGAGAAGTATCTGGAAAGCCTCGATCAATGGGCCGCTTCCGGCCGCTCCGTGACCAGCTTCGACTGGCGCGGACAGGGCGGTTCAGGCCGATTGGGAGCCGATCCGCGCGTGGGGCACGTCGATGATTTCGCCACATGGATCGATGATCTTGCGGCGTTTTTCGACGACTGGCGTCACCGTGAACCCGGTCCTCATTTCGTGATGGGCCATTCGATGGGTGGCCATTTGCTGCTCCGCGCCCTTGCCGAACGTCGCATCGCTCCCGATGCGGTGGTCCTCTCTGCACCGATGCTCGGGTTCGACACCGGGCCATTGCCGTTTTCATGGGCTGCATCGTTCGCTCACTTGATGGCCCGCGTTACCAGCAGCCGTCATGCCGCGTGGAAGAGCAACGAAAAACCGTCGCTGCCCGGCGTGTCGCGTCAGAGCTTGCTGACGCACGACGACGCCCGCTACGCCGATGAGCTCTGGTGGAAGAAACAGGACTCCGTGCTCGTCCTCGGCCCGCCAAGCTGGACATGGCTGGACGCTGCCTTTCGCTCGATCGCCCTGCTGCGTCGCCCGCAAGCCGTGGAGCATATCACGCAATCAATTCTCATCGTCGGCACCGATGGCGACCGACTTGTCAGCCCGCGTGCGATCCGCGATTTTGCCCCGCGGCTGCCTCACGCAAAACTGTTCATGCTGGATAAGAATGCTGCACACGAAGTCCTTCGTGAACGGGACGAATTGCGCGATCAGGTGATGGCTGAGATTACCGCATTTCTGGACCAGCGATCATGACCTTCGACTTTGCAATCATCGGCGCAGGGATCGCTGGTGCCAGCCTCGCCGCCGAACTGGCCCCGCACGCGTCGGTCGTGCTTCTCGAAGCCGAGGATCAGCCGGGCTACCACTCAACCGGCCGGTCGGCGGCGCTGTGGCACGAGACGCTGGGCGGACCGTTCATCCAGCCATTAACGACGCGTTCGTTCGATGCGCTGAACGATGGTGGTTTCCTTAGTGCGCGCGGCTCACTGAGCGTTGCAGAACCACAGCATATTGCCCTGCTCGATGAAATGCAGGCGAAGTTTGCGGGGACCGTCGCTCTGCAACGCATGAGCTATGAGGATATTCGTGCACGAGTTCCGCGCGCAAAGCCGATACTTGCCGCTGGCCTGCTTGAACCGACTTGCGCCGATATCGATGTCGCTGCGCTTCATGCGGCGGTCCTGTCCCGGTTCCGGCGCGCGGGTGGGACGGTGGAAACCGGCTTCCGGGTCGAGGCAATCGAACGTCTGGCAAAGGGCTGGCGTGTGTCCGCTGGCGATAAAGCCATCGAAGCCACGACTATCGTCAATGCGGCCGGAGCATGGGGCGATGTCGTAGCCAAACTTGCCGGTGCCGAACCACTCGGCCTGCAACCCTGCCGCCGCACGATCGCGCAGGTGCGTGTCGATGGCGACGATGTACCTGCCGACCTGCCAATGGTCACAGACGTTGGGGGCAGTTTCTATTTCAAGCCCGAGGGTCCGAACCGGCTCTGGCTTTGTCCGCAGGACGAAACTCCGGTCGACCCCGGCGATGCTGCTCCCGAAGACATTGATGTCGCCATCGCCATCGACCGGTTCGAAAGTGTAACCGACTGGAAGGTTCTCGCGGTCGAACGCAAATGGGCCGGCCTGCGTACCTTCGCGCCCGATCGTTTGCCGATCTACGGCTTTGACCCAATTATTTCGGGGCTTTTCTGGTGTGCAGGACAGGGGGGCATCGGTATCCAGACTTCACCGGCTGCCGCGCGCTTGTCTGCGGCAATTCTGCTGGGCCAAATCCCTGAAATCGACCCCGCGCCCTATTCGCCCATGCGTTTTTGCTGACTATTTGCGTTCTGGCAGAACCGCGTTAGCTTCGCTTTCCACTTGGGAGGCAAAACATGGCTCACAAATTCGTGATCGAACAGAATAAGGCTGGCGAGTATGTCGCCAAGTTCAAATATAATTCTGAAGTGATCTTCTGGACTGAGGGCTATGCTTCGAAGGCTGGTGCCAAAAACGCTATCGAATCGGTGAAAAAGAATGGCCCCGGTGCCGAAGTCGACCCTGAATAGCTGGCCCAACCCACTGGCCTGCTCCAATAACCATTAGCGCGACGCGGCCACGGCTGCGTCGCTAGCCAGCTTGTCGGCACGCTCATTGTCGGCATGGCCCGCATGGCCCTTTACCCAGATCCAGTCGATCCGGTGAGGCTTGGCTGCGGCTAACAGCGCTTGCCATAGTTCTGCGTTTTTCACCGGCTTGCGATCCGCCGTCCGCCAGCCGTTCTTTTGCCAGCCGTGAATCCATTTGGTCAGGCCGTCCATCACATAACGACTGTCGGTGGATAGTTTGACGCGGCATGGTTGCGTCAACGCGTTGAGCGCCTCGATCGCCGCCGTCATTTCCATCCGGTTATTGGTGGTCAGCTTTTCACCGCCCGCCAGCTCGCGTTCGCGCGTGCCCGAACGGATGATCGCTCCCCAGCCACCGGGGCCGGGATTGCCCTTGCATGCACCATCGGTGGCAATCTCGACGCTCGGCATTTCAGTCATGGTGTTGTCAGTCATAGGCGCGCGTAATGGTCGAGCCTGCGAAGGAAAGCGAGTGGGTCTTTTCGCGTGACCAGCGCACCGGCGGGCGTGTTCAACCAGTCCCAAGCACGCGTCAGCAAGAAGCGAAGGCAGGCCCCGCGCGCCAGCGCCGGAAACGCTGCGCGCTCCGCATCGGAAAGCCCGAATGCCGCGTCGTATCCGGCAATGATCGCATCGCCGATTTCCGGGCGATATCCGGTCCCATCGTTATCAAAGCTCCACGCGGCATGGGTGACGGCAATGTCCCATGCCCGAACTTCGGTGCAGGCAAAGTAAAAGTCGATCAATCCGCCAACATCATCGCCGCGCATTAACACATTGTCTGGAAACAGATCGGCATGAACGACAGCGCGGGGCAAATCGCGCGGCCACGCACCGTCCAGCCATTCGAGTTCCGCTGTTACGCGCACCGACAGTCCGGGCGCGATTGCGTCCAGATCGCCGCTGCATTTTGCCGCCAGTTCATGCCAGCCCTCCGGTCCCATCGTATTCGGACGATCCAGCTTAAAGTCGGTCAGTGCGGCGTGCATCTGGCCCAAAGCCTGTCCTGCAGCATGGGCCTGCGCGGGATTCGGATGGCTGACGGAGACACCGGGAAGAAACTCGATCAGGCATCCAGGTCTCCCGGCAACCTGCTGTAATTGCTTATTATCCCGATCACGAATAGCGCGCGGCACCGGCACGCCATTCGCCGCAAGATGATCGAGCAGAGCGAAGAAAAAAGGCAGATCTCCTGCGTCCACGCGCTTTTCGTAAAGTGTCAGGATGAACCGTTCACCATCCTGGCCGCCGCTCGTGTCGATTAGGAAGTTACTGTTTTCGACGCCCTCCGCGATCCCCTTGGCAGAGGTCAGCGTGCCAGCATCGTAACGCAGCAGCAGCGCCGCCATTTCTTCGGCGGAAACATGAGTATAAACAGCCATCTAGGCAGCCAGACCGCGTGGCAGCTTGAACTCGATCGTCTCGACCGCCGCTTCGACCACCGATTCTGTGATCGAAAACCGTTTAGCCAGACAGGCAACGACTTCGCGCACCAAAAGCTCTGGCGCGGACGCTCCGGCCGTAAGCCCCAGTGATTTGGGCATTCCCAGCCATTCGAAATCAATATCCGCCGCCCTTTCGATCAGGCGCGCACGAACGCCGTTGCGTTCGGCCACTTCGACCAACCTTAACGAATTTGACGAATTCGGAGCCCCGATAACGAGCATCGCTTCGCAGCGCCCGGACATGCGCTTAACCGCTTCCTGCCGGTTCGAGGTTGCGTAACAAATGTCCTCGCCGCGTGGTCCATGAATGAACGGAAACTTCGCTCTTAAAGCCGCGACGATCTCTGCCGTGTCGTCCACCGATAAGGTTGTTTGTGTCAGGAAAGCCAGTCGAGCCGGATCGGCCGGAATTAGAGCCGCCACATCGGCCACCGTCTCGACCAGGGTCATCTGACCGGCGGGAACCTGTCCAAACGTGCCGATGACTTCGGGGTGTCCCTCGTGACCGATAAAAAGGATATGGCGTCCGGTTTCGACCAGTCGCTCGGCCTGCCGATGCACCTTCGAAACCAGTGGGCAGGTGGCATCCAGATATTCCAGACCACGCGCCTGCGCGTCGGCCGGCACCGATTTCGGTACGCCATGTGCCGAAAACACGACCGGCGCGCCGTCGGGAACTTCGTCCAGTTCCTCGACAAAGATGGCACCCTTTGCTTTCAGGCTGTCGACGACGAAACGGTTGTGGACAACTTCGTGGCGGACATAGACTGGGGCTCCATGTCGTTCGATGGCGAGTTCTACGATGCGGATCGCCCGGTCCACGCCGGCACAAAAACCGCGCGGAGCCGCTATAACCAGTTCGAGATGAGGGAGCGTCATGATCGAGCGCCCTACGCGATTGCTTGCACGCGCGAAACCCGGTTCCTATGAGGGTGGCCGATAACCGCAGTCCAAAGGTGTGCGTTTCCTTGACGAATATTCTTGCTTCAGTCGGCCCACGCCTCGGCATAGTTGCCGCTCTCGCACTCCTTGGCGCGTGTGCGCACACCGGCGAAATCGACGAGACGGGCGGCATCACCGCTTCGCGGTCGGCTTGCCCGGCGGTCGCCATCCCTGCGAACACCGGCGACGTGACGCTGTTCAATCCGGCCAACAGTCGTGACTCGACCGCGCTCGATATGGTCGCCACCATTACCAAGCTGCGGGACACTTGTGGCGATGCCGGGACCGACGTTACCGCAGCGGCGACCTTCGAAGTGGAGGCGCGACGGATAAGTTCGGTGGGCGCGCGCGACATCGTGCTCCCATATTTCGTCACCATCATGCGTGGCGGCGATACCGTTGTTGCAAAGCGCATCAGCCACGTCGCATTGCACTTCAACGACGGCCAGTTGCGCACCACCGCCACGGCATCGGGCGGAGCGGTGATCGACCGGGCTTCTGCGACATTGCCGCAGGAAATTCAGGACAAGCTACAACGCAAGCGCAAAGCGAAGGACGCCGACGCTTCGATCGACCCGCTGTCGCAGCCAGACGTTCGCGCCGCCGTGGCGCGGGTGAGTTTCGAAGTTCTGGTGGGCTTCCAGCTCACTTCCGAACAACTCCAGTATAACGCCACCCGCTAATCCGTTTGTCTCGAATCGGGCGTTGACTCGAATCGAGCTGACAAGCATTGCTTTGGCATGTCGTCCGGGGAGCAATCCGCGGGTGGCCGCGCGGGAGAGTGGCTGACCGTTAACGCGGTGCAGTTACGCCGAAGGAGCAACCACCCCGGAATCTCTCAGGCACCCGGACCGCGCGGACCAAGACAACTCTGGAAAGCGTTCCTGTAAAAACAGGAACCACCGAAGGTGTAAGCTGGTGCAAGCCAGCGAAAGCTCTCAGGTTTCCGTGACAGAGGGGGTCGATGAAGTGGCTGGAAGGCCGCGCATTGGCCACCATTCCGTCCCGTGGAGATCAGCCGTTGAGCGAAGATTACGAAATCGAAATCGAACAACTCCCGCTCGACGCATGGCACCGAGCCAATGGCGCGCGCATGGTCGAGTTCGCGGGCTATCATATGCCTATCCAGTATGAAGGCATCATCGCCGAACACCTCTGGACGCGCGAAAATGCCGGGCTGTTCGACGTCAGCCACATGGGGCAACTCCTGATCTCCGAAGACGGTGCGGCAGAGGCGCTCGAAGCGATCCTGCCCAGCGACATCATCGGTCTGCCCGTCAACAAGATGCGCTATTCGCTGCTGCTCGACGAGGATGGTGGCATCCTTGACGATCTGATGGTCAGCACCCGCGAAGACGGCATCTATATGGTCGTCAACGGCGCGGTGAAGTATGAGGATATCGGTCATATCCGGGAATTCCTGCCCGATGAAATCGCCATGAACCACATGGAAGATCAGGCTCTGCTCGCGCTTCAGGGGCCGAAGGCGGTCGAAGCCCTGTCCCGCGTCGTCCCCGGCGTCGAAAAGCTGTTCTTCATGGAGTGCGCCGCGTTCGGCGACCTGTGGATCAGTCGTTCGGGCTACACCGGCGAGGATGGCTTCGAAATCTCGGTCCCCGCCGACCGGGTGGAAGCGCTTGCCACCGAACTTTGCGCCCAGCCCGAAGTGAAACCCATCGGCCTCGGCGCCCGCGATTCGCTCCGGCTGGAGGCTGGCCTGCCTCTCTACGGCCACGACCTCGACCCAGCCACCGATCCGGTCAGCGCGGGGCTGACCTTCGCCATCCAGAAACGCCGCCGCGAACAGGGCGGCTTCCCCGGCGCGGCTACTATCCAGAAATATTTGTCCGAAGGCGCCCCCACAAAGCGCGTCGGCCTGAACGTCTCCGGTCGTCAGCCCGCCCGCGAAGGTGCCGAAATCTACGCTGGCGACACACTCGTCGGCAAAGTCACCTCCGGCGGCTTCTCACCCAGCCTCCAGTCACCAATCGCAATGGGCTATGTTTCGTCAGCCCACGCCACCCCCGGCACGCAACTTGAAATCGACGTTCGCGGCAAACGCCTGTCCGCCACGGTCGCGCCAATGCCGTTCGTCCCCCACCGCTACCACCGCAAGGGAGCCACAAAATGAGCCGTTATTTCACCACCGACCATGAATGGATCGACGTCGCAGCCGATGGCGAAACCGCGACCGTCGGCATCACCGACTACGCCCAGGGCCAGCTCGGCGACATCGTGTTCGTCGAAGTTCCAGCATCCGGCACCCGCATTGAAAAGGGCGGCGACGCTGCCGTTGTCGAATCGGTCAAAGCCGCCTCCGACGTGTACGCCCCCGTCTCCGGCACCGTCAGCGAAGGCAATCCCGCGCTCGAAGGCGACCCCTCGCTCGTCAACAGCGCTGCTGAAACCGACGGCTGGTTCTTCACTCTTGTTCTGAATGACAAGGGCGAACTCGACGGCCTGATGGACGAAACCGCCTATAAAGCCTTTGTCGCGGGACTTTAATTCATGCGCTATTTGCCCCTGACCGACACCGACCGGACCGCGATGCTCGCCACCATCGGTGCATCCAGCGTCGACGATCTGTTCATCGACGTACCCGAATTCGCGCGCCTGACGGGGCCGATAAAGGGTCTGCCCCTCCACGCCCCCGAACTCGCAGTCGACCGGCACCTTTCCGCCCTCGCCAAAAAGAACCGCGCAGCAGGCGACGGCCCGTTCTTCCTCGGCTGTGGCGCGTATAAACACCATGTCCCCGCCAGCGTCGATCACCTGATCCAGCGCGGCGAGTTCCTGACGGCCTACACCCCATACCAGCCCGAAATCGCGCAAGGCACGTTGCAAGTCCTGTTCGAATTCCAGACGCAGGTCGCTCGCCTGTTCGGCACCGACGTCGCCAACGCGTCCATGTACGACGGCTCGACCGCCTGCTGGGAAGCCATCACCATGGCCCGCCGCATCACGAAACGCGGCAAGGCACTCCTGTCCTGCGGCCTCCATCCACATTATGTCAGCGTCGCGCAGACGATGGCGCGCTTCACCGGCGACGTTCTCGACACCGCAGCCCCCGCGCTCACAGCCGAAACTGATATCGCCCGCCTGATCGACGCCATCGACAGCGAAACCTCGTGCGTCGTCGTCCAATACCCCGACATCCTCGGCCGTATCGAAGACCTCACTGAACTCGCAGCCAAAGCCCATGCGAACGGCGCGCTCCTGATCGCCGTCGTCACCGAACCCGTCGCTCTCGGCGCACTAAACCCGCCCGGAGAAATGGGCGCAGACATCGTCGTCGGCGAAGGCCAGTCGCTCGGCGTCGGCCTGCAATTCGGCGGCCCCTATGTCGGCCTGTTTGGCTGCAAGGACAAATACGTCCGCCAGATGCCCGGTCGCCTCTGTGGCGAAACCGTGGATGCAGAGGGAAAACGCGGCTTCGTCCTCACCCTTTCGACCCGCGAACAGCATATCCGCCGGGAAAAGGCGACCTCGAACATCTGCACCAACTCCGGCCTGTGCGCTCTGGCCTTCTCGATCCACATGACCTTGCTCGGCGAACGGGGATTACGCGAACTCGCGAACCTGAACCACGAACTGGCCTGCATCGCCGCCGATCGCCTGGCGCAGATCCCCGGCGTCCGTGTCGTCAACGAAACCTTCTTCAACGAATTCACCATCGCGCTCCCCCGCGAAGCTCGCCCCATCGTCCGCACACTGGCCGATGCCGGTGTCCTCGCCGGTGTCTCGCTCGGTCGCCTGTACCCGGATGTCGAGAACCTGAAAAACGGCCTCGTCATCGCCGTCACCGAAACCACCACGGTCGAGGATATCGAAGCCCTCGCCACCGCCCTGACAGGAGCGCTCGCATGAACATCAACCAAAGCGGCTGGCGTCCCGAAGCTCCTCTGTCAGACAGCACCGAAGCCGCCCCGACCTTTACCGGCAACCGTGGCCTGATGCTCGACGAAGCCCTGATCTTCGAAATCGGCGACACCAACACCACCGGTGTGGACTTCCCCGAAGCCCCCGCAACCGGAAAGCCCAGCAAACTCGGCACCCTGGCCCGCAAAACCCCCATCAATCTCCCCGGCCTGTCCGAACCAGAGACTGTCCGCCACTACACCCGCCTGTCGCGCCAGAATTACGGCATCGACCTCGGCTTCTTCCCGCTCGGCAGTTGCACGATGAAGCACAACCCGCGCCTCAACGAGAAAATGGCGCGGCTTCCCGGTTTTGCCGACATCCACCCGTTGCAGCCGGTCGATACGGTGCAGGGTGCGCTCGAACTGATCGACCAGCTTGCCCATTGGCTAAAGACGCTCACGGGAATGCCCGCTGTCGCCATGTCGCCAAAGGCTGGCGCGCACGGTGAGCTTTGCGGCATTCTCGCGATCCGCGCCGCCTTGGAAGCCCGGGGAGACGCCCGCTCGGTCGTCCTCGTGCCGACCAGCGCGCACGGCACCAATCCCGCGACCGCCGCCTTCGCCGGTTACGCGGTAGAGGATATCCCCGCGACCCCCGATGGCCGCGTCGATGCCGAAGCCCTCAAAGCGCGCCTCGGTCCCGATGTCGCCTGCGTGATGATCACCAACCCGAACACCTGCGGGCTGTTCGAACGCGAATTGAAGGACATTGCCGACGCCGTCCACGCGGCGGGCGCATTCGTTTACTGCGATGGCGCGAACTTCAACGCCATCGTCGGTCGGGTGCGTCCCGGCGACCTCGGCGTCGATGCCATGCACATCAATTTGCATAAGACCTTCTCCACGCCCCACGGCGGCGGGGGCCGGGTTCGGGGCCGGTGGTATTCTCCGCCGCCCTTGCACCCTACGCCCCGCTGCCTTTCGTCGATAAAGAAGGCGACCAGTTCGTCCTTGTCGAGGAAGAAACCGCAGGGGACCACCATGCCAGCTCGTTCGGCCGCATGGTCGCCTTCCACGGCCAGATGGGC
This genomic stretch from Sphingomonas paeninsulae harbors:
- the gcvPA gene encoding aminomethyl-transferring glycine dehydrogenase subunit GcvPA; this encodes MRYLPLTDTDRTAMLATIGASSVDDLFIDVPEFARLTGPIKGLPLHAPELAVDRHLSALAKKNRAAGDGPFFLGCGAYKHHVPASVDHLIQRGEFLTAYTPYQPEIAQGTLQVLFEFQTQVARLFGTDVANASMYDGSTACWEAITMARRITKRGKALLSCGLHPHYVSVAQTMARFTGDVLDTAAPALTAETDIARLIDAIDSETSCVVVQYPDILGRIEDLTELAAKAHANGALLIAVVTEPVALGALNPPGEMGADIVVGEGQSLGVGLQFGGPYVGLFGCKDKYVRQMPGRLCGETVDAEGKRGFVLTLSTREQHIRREKATSNICTNSGLCALAFSIHMTLLGERGLRELANLNHELACIAADRLAQIPGVRVVNETFFNEFTIALPREARPIVRTLADAGVLAGVSLGRLYPDVENLKNGLVIAVTETTTVEDIEALATALTGALA